A section of the Paenibacillus yonginensis genome encodes:
- the glcT gene encoding glucose PTS transporter transcription antiterminator GlcT, with amino-acid sequence MNGLQVAKVLNNNVIIANHPEHGEVVVIGKGIGFNRKPREMIANEAVEKLFILRNAAEQEQYKQLALEVDEKLIEVLNEILLYVAKHSQTPLNEHIHIALTDHIAFAIKRAEQDIVIHNPFLFETKEIYPEEYRLAEYAINVIREKMDVDLGQDEIGFVALHIHSAMTNQHITEVKAHSQLISDMVDMIEQQMNFKIARDSLDYARLLTHLRFAIERIRRGEKVHELGKLEEVLKDEYPELYDLAWKLTKVMEKRLHKPVYQAEISYLTMHLNRIVPRHVI; translated from the coding sequence GTGAACGGCCTTCAGGTGGCTAAAGTGCTGAACAACAATGTGATCATTGCTAACCATCCCGAGCATGGAGAAGTAGTTGTCATCGGCAAAGGTATCGGCTTTAACCGCAAGCCCCGTGAAATGATCGCGAATGAAGCGGTGGAGAAGCTGTTCATTTTGAGAAATGCAGCCGAGCAGGAGCAGTATAAGCAGCTGGCACTCGAAGTGGATGAGAAGCTGATCGAGGTATTGAACGAAATTTTGCTTTACGTCGCCAAGCACAGCCAAACCCCGCTGAATGAACATATTCATATCGCCCTGACGGATCACATCGCTTTTGCGATTAAGAGAGCGGAGCAGGACATTGTGATTCATAATCCGTTTCTGTTTGAAACGAAGGAGATTTATCCGGAAGAATATCGTTTGGCGGAATATGCCATCAATGTGATTCGGGAGAAGATGGATGTCGATCTCGGCCAGGATGAAATCGGTTTTGTTGCGCTGCATATTCACAGCGCTATGACGAATCAGCACATCACGGAAGTTAAAGCGCATTCACAGCTGATTTCGGATATGGTGGATATGATTGAACAGCAGATGAACTTTAAGATCGCCCGCGATTCCTTGGATTATGCCCGTCTTTTGACGCATTTGCGTTTTGCCATCGAGCGGATTCGCCGCGGGGAGAAGGTCCATGAGCTTGGCAAGCTGGAGGAAGTGCTGAAGGATGAATATCCGGAGCTGTATGATTTGGCCTGGAAGCTGACGAAGGTGATGGAGAAGCGGCTGCATAAGCCGGTTTACCAAGCTGAAATCAGTTACCTAACGATGCATTTGAATCGCATTGTACCGCGTCATGTAATTTAA